Proteins from a single region of Primulina tabacum isolate GXHZ01 chromosome 5, ASM2559414v2, whole genome shotgun sequence:
- the LOC142544202 gene encoding uncharacterized protein LOC142544202, whose protein sequence is MGPYQPDMLEYPGFDNWKRVNQGKTCAFLAHIGSAASSPHTMCERRAENLMRPSQHIDKVMHAQSKEEKEKNRLRLSISIVAVRWLALQGCAFRGNDESLSSSNRGNFLELVKAFAKMNIEIYEVVLENAPKNAQYIAPEIQKDILHIMANRVRQMVREEVGDKYFCILVELCQQLTESGRSSVMLC, encoded by the exons ATGGGGCCTTATCAACCAGATATGTTGGAGTATCCAG GATTTGACAATTGGAAAAGGGTAAACCAAGGAAAAACATGTGCTTTTCTTGCCCATATTGGTTCTGCAGCTTCTTCACCTCATACTATGTGTGAgagaagggctgaaaatttgatgAGGCCCTCACAACATATTGATAAAGTGATGCATGCACAATCTAAagaggaaaaagagaaaaatcgtCTGCGTTTGAGCATCTCAATTGTAGCTGTTCGTTGGCTAGCACTTCAAGGTTGTGCTTTTAGAGGTAACGATGAATCTCTATCTTCATCTAATCgtggaaattttcttgaattggtGAAGGCTTTTGCAAAAATGAATATAGAAATTTATGAAGTTGTACTTGAGAATGCTCCAAAAAATGCCCAATATATCGCTCCAGAAATTCAGAAAGATATTTTACATATTATGGCCAATAGAGTACGACAGATGGTTcgtgaagaagttggagataaATACTTCTGTATTCTTGTTGAGTTGTGTCAGCAATTGACCGAGAGTGGACGATCAAGTGTTATGTTATGTTGA